In Treponema denticola, one genomic interval encodes:
- a CDS encoding ATP-binding protein, producing MKKKLVKRHIIKKLKQLVSSFPIVALTGCRQCGKSTLLKYLFPDWKYVSLEDLDIRQLAQTDPRYFLSLYPEKAIFDEVQRVPDLFSYIQTHTDSIGKTGIYILSGSQNFLLMQSISQTLAGRCAVLNLSTFSIRELKESNLLIENIDECLFTGFYPRIYDQKPLPQDFYRSYIKTYIERDVRDLKNINDLSSFHKFIRLCAGRTGQILNLTELSNEAGLSVITARSWLSVLETSGLIFFLKPYSKNYGKRLIKSPKLYFYDTGLVCSLLGIENPEQVGTHYLRGGIFENLIISTYYKNEFFMGREPEAFYWRNSNGLEIDLIIETLSKGKPLLKIYEIKSSATMNEKFFSSIKKFCSISGSEIKNSNVVYAGNLSLPATDEHGAYISWKDW from the coding sequence ATGAAAAAAAAGCTTGTTAAAAGGCATATTATAAAAAAATTAAAGCAATTAGTCTCTTCTTTTCCGATAGTTGCATTAACGGGCTGCCGTCAATGCGGAAAATCGACTCTTTTAAAATACCTCTTTCCCGACTGGAAATATGTTTCTCTTGAGGATTTGGATATAAGGCAGTTAGCCCAAACCGACCCTCGATATTTTTTAAGCCTCTACCCCGAAAAAGCTATTTTCGATGAGGTGCAGCGTGTTCCCGATTTGTTTTCATATATTCAAACCCATACGGATTCTATCGGCAAAACAGGCATATATATCCTCTCAGGTTCTCAAAATTTTTTACTTATGCAGTCAATATCTCAAACTCTGGCAGGAAGATGCGCCGTTTTAAACCTTTCAACCTTTTCGATACGGGAGTTAAAAGAGAGTAATCTTTTAATAGAAAATATCGACGAATGTTTATTTACCGGTTTTTATCCGCGTATTTATGACCAAAAACCTCTGCCCCAAGATTTTTACCGCTCTTATATCAAAACCTACATTGAGCGGGATGTACGGGATTTAAAAAACATAAACGATTTATCTTCTTTTCATAAATTTATCCGCTTGTGTGCAGGGAGAACCGGACAAATACTGAATCTTACCGAGCTCTCAAATGAGGCAGGGCTCTCGGTCATCACGGCTCGTTCTTGGCTTTCCGTGCTTGAAACAAGCGGGCTTATCTTTTTCTTAAAGCCCTACTCAAAAAATTACGGAAAAAGGCTCATTAAATCTCCTAAGCTTTATTTTTATGATACGGGCTTGGTTTGTTCCTTGTTGGGAATAGAAAATCCTGAACAGGTCGGTACCCACTATTTAAGAGGCGGAATTTTTGAAAACCTCATAATAAGCACTTATTATAAAAACGAATTTTTTATGGGAAGAGAACCAGAAGCTTTTTATTGGCGTAATTCCAACGGCCTTGAAATCGACTTGATAATAGAAACACTCTCAAAAGGGAAACCGCTTCTTAAAATATACGAAATAAAGTCCTCTGCCACAATGAACGAAAAATTCTTTTCTTCCATAAAAAAATTTTGCTCCATCAGCGGCTCTGAAATAAAAAACTCAAATGTAGTGTATGCAGGAAACCTTTCACTTCCGGCAACTGATGAGCATGGTGCTTATATCTCGTGGAAAGATTGGTAA
- a CDS encoding NAD(P)-dependent malic enzyme: MKSIDKELNSITELFPSDFTDDEKALAKTHFLKKLSVLTHSFYGGKLQTVPKCGLYGFNWFNVWYTPGVSAISTTIRDDNETSFALSNKGNLVAVVSDSTRVLGDGDCTPPGGLGVMEGKCMLMKYLGGVDSYPLCIDSIVRVDEEGKRGVKAGKHDPDKIIDFVRMLEPSVGAVNLEDIQQPDCFKVLDTLREVCEIPVWHDDAQGTACITLAGLLNAIKLAGKKMEDCKIVLLGAGASNTTIARLILADGGKPENMIICDSRGALHSGRKDIEEDKRYYRKWELCLQTNPKKIETFDEAMKGADVLIALSTPGPNTVTKEQVASMNKKAIVFTCANPIPEIWPHEAKAAGAFIVGTGRGDFPNQINNSVCFPGILKGALLVRAKKISDGMAIRCSHSIADYSEKKGINPDNIVVTMQDEDVFAVEAADVAMQAIKEGLARVTMTWDEAYKRAKKDIEESRSLTKMLMEKNFIKEPPQEFYEKALEYAIEQIKKNRK, translated from the coding sequence ATGAAAAGCATAGATAAGGAGTTGAACTCCATTACTGAATTATTCCCGTCCGATTTTACGGATGATGAAAAGGCTCTCGCGAAAACGCATTTTTTAAAAAAACTGTCCGTTTTAACACACAGTTTTTACGGCGGAAAGCTCCAGACTGTCCCCAAATGCGGTTTGTACGGTTTTAACTGGTTTAACGTTTGGTATACACCCGGCGTTTCTGCTATTTCTACCACAATTCGCGATGATAATGAAACATCCTTTGCTCTTTCCAACAAAGGGAACTTGGTTGCTGTTGTAAGCGACTCTACACGGGTTTTAGGCGACGGCGACTGCACCCCTCCCGGAGGATTGGGAGTTATGGAAGGCAAATGTATGCTAATGAAGTATTTAGGCGGCGTTGACTCATATCCTCTGTGTATCGATTCTATTGTAAGAGTTGACGAAGAAGGAAAACGGGGCGTAAAAGCCGGAAAGCATGACCCCGACAAGATCATCGATTTTGTCAGAATGCTCGAACCTTCGGTAGGAGCCGTAAACCTTGAAGATATTCAACAGCCCGACTGCTTTAAGGTTTTGGATACATTGAGAGAGGTCTGCGAAATTCCCGTCTGGCATGATGATGCTCAAGGCACTGCCTGTATAACCCTTGCAGGTCTTTTAAACGCAATAAAACTTGCCGGTAAAAAGATGGAAGACTGCAAGATTGTTCTTTTGGGTGCAGGTGCTTCAAACACGACAATAGCCCGTCTTATCTTGGCTGACGGCGGAAAACCCGAAAATATGATTATCTGCGACTCAAGAGGAGCATTACATTCAGGCCGAAAAGACATAGAAGAAGATAAGCGCTATTACCGAAAGTGGGAGCTCTGTTTACAGACCAACCCCAAAAAGATTGAAACCTTTGATGAAGCAATGAAGGGTGCCGATGTTTTAATCGCTCTTTCTACTCCCGGGCCCAATACTGTAACAAAGGAACAGGTTGCCTCGATGAATAAAAAGGCTATAGTCTTTACCTGTGCAAACCCCATTCCCGAAATCTGGCCCCACGAAGCTAAGGCTGCAGGTGCCTTTATCGTCGGAACAGGACGAGGAGACTTCCCGAACCAAATCAACAACTCCGTTTGTTTCCCCGGTATCCTAAAGGGTGCTCTTTTGGTAAGAGCTAAAAAGATTTCCGACGGAATGGCTATCCGCTGTTCTCACTCGATTGCAGACTATTCCGAAAAGAAAGGCATCAATCCCGACAATATCGTAGTTACAATGCAGGATGAAGATGTCTTTGCAGTTGAAGCTGCCGACGTTGCAATGCAGGCAATTAAGGAAGGCTTGGCCCGCGTAACCATGACATGGGACGAAGCCTACAAAAGAGCAAAAAAAGATATTGAAGAAAGCCGCTCCTTGACCAAAATGTTAATGGAAAAGAACTTCATCAAAGAACCCCCGCAGGAGTTCTATGAAAAAGCCTTAGAATACGCCATTGAGCAAATTAAAAAGAACAGAAAGTAA
- a CDS encoding Rpn family recombination-promoting nuclease/putative transposase, translating to MIKRFEDLTFTDDFMFCKVMQNPDLCKRLIEMILAGTIGKITYISVQHNIKNYEQAKSVRFDVLVQTENGKFYDIEMQVSNERNIPKRMRFYQAAIDISFLDKGNSYNNLNDCFIIFICTFDAIGKNRPIYTFEKICLEDKNISLQDGTKKIIINAEAFKDTEDKELKEFLEYLKTGKAKSEFTRRIEEMIQAIKQNEQARQEYRLMSTFEMDAMDRGAYKTKKETAKLMKQKNFDIALIKEITGLPETEIEAL from the coding sequence ATGATCAAAAGATTTGAAGATTTAACATTTACAGACGATTTTATGTTTTGTAAAGTTATGCAAAATCCGGATTTATGCAAAAGACTTATTGAAATGATACTGGCCGGCACAATAGGTAAAATTACTTATATCTCAGTACAACATAATATTAAAAACTATGAACAGGCAAAGTCAGTAAGATTTGATGTTCTTGTACAAACAGAAAACGGTAAATTTTATGATATTGAAATGCAGGTAAGCAATGAACGCAATATCCCGAAACGAATGAGGTTTTACCAAGCTGCCATAGATATTTCATTCTTAGATAAGGGAAATTCCTATAATAATTTAAATGATTGTTTTATAATTTTTATCTGTACTTTTGATGCCATAGGTAAAAATAGGCCTATTTATACCTTTGAAAAGATCTGTCTTGAAGATAAAAATATATCTTTACAAGACGGTACGAAAAAGATTATAATAAACGCAGAGGCCTTTAAGGACACTGAAGACAAAGAATTAAAAGAATTTTTAGAGTACCTTAAAACAGGTAAAGCAAAAAGTGAATTTACAAGGAGGATAGAAGAAATGATACAAGCAATAAAACAAAACGAACAAGCAAGGCAAGAATATAGATTAATGTCTACTTTTGAAATGGACGCCATGGATAGAGGAGCTTATAAAACTAAGAAAGAAACGGCCAAACTTATGAAGCAAAAAAACTTTGATATAGCTTTGATTAAAGAAATAACAGGTCTTCCCGAAACGGAAATCGAGGCTCTCTAA
- a CDS encoding potassium channel family protein, with protein MKEKKRYKKTDIEFSQPKKIPLIVRFVLWIKHIPASDIFRILAGFAFIFLVLVVIIFVSEANSNSRINNFFDAFWYSLVTITTVGYGDITPSTILGRLAGIILLLFGVVAFAGVSGKVASFFFDRQVKKDRGLIRLEKIKNHFLICGWKPNFDRILLGIISSNPDIPIDHIVLINNASPENMDIIKTDRRFKGLIYLFGDYTDEATLLRANVRYAERALILSDYSQNASPMEVDSRTVLAVLTIGSLNSHIYTAAELIDSKFRQHLSLAHCDEIILSTDYERSILVSASSGTGLSHVLRELITEKSGEGLIINDIPFEFIGKTYREYRRSLSGGRVLIGLLENTGNFYSRRKEALHEAQKNPNIQQIVNNLKKIKRLKSNEPILTPPDEYIIKPNSRGIFVSGRKRTDFTLDGTALDDSQILNEGGADDR; from the coding sequence ATGAAAGAAAAAAAAAGATACAAAAAAACGGATATAGAATTCTCTCAGCCTAAAAAAATTCCATTGATTGTCAGGTTTGTGCTTTGGATAAAGCATATTCCTGCAAGCGATATTTTTAGAATACTGGCAGGTTTTGCATTTATTTTTCTTGTATTGGTTGTAATTATCTTTGTTTCGGAAGCAAACAGTAATTCAAGGATTAACAATTTTTTCGATGCCTTTTGGTATTCTCTTGTAACTATCACAACCGTCGGTTACGGAGACATTACTCCCTCAACAATTTTGGGCCGCTTGGCCGGTATCATTCTCCTTCTTTTTGGAGTTGTAGCTTTTGCAGGAGTGAGCGGAAAAGTTGCATCGTTCTTTTTTGATAGACAGGTAAAAAAGGATAGGGGGCTTATTAGATTGGAAAAGATAAAAAATCATTTTTTGATATGCGGCTGGAAGCCTAACTTTGACAGGATTCTTTTAGGGATTATTTCTTCAAACCCCGATATTCCCATAGACCATATTGTTCTTATAAACAATGCAAGCCCCGAAAATATGGATATAATCAAAACCGACAGACGCTTTAAGGGGCTTATCTATCTATTCGGGGATTATACCGATGAGGCGACATTGCTCCGTGCAAATGTAAGATATGCAGAGCGGGCTCTCATTCTTTCAGACTATTCGCAAAATGCTTCCCCCATGGAAGTAGATTCGCGCACGGTACTTGCAGTTCTCACAATAGGAAGTCTTAACTCCCATATATATACGGCTGCCGAGCTCATCGACTCAAAATTCCGGCAGCACCTTTCCCTTGCTCACTGTGATGAAATTATTTTAAGCACCGATTATGAAAGAAGCATTTTAGTTTCGGCTTCAAGCGGTACGGGGCTTAGCCATGTTTTAAGAGAACTAATCACGGAAAAATCAGGCGAGGGGCTTATCATAAACGATATTCCTTTTGAGTTTATAGGCAAAACCTACCGAGAATACCGCCGAAGCCTTTCTGGCGGCCGCGTTTTAATAGGCCTTTTGGAAAATACGGGGAACTTTTACAGCCGCCGAAAAGAAGCTCTGCACGAGGCTCAAAAAAATCCCAATATTCAGCAGATAGTAAATAACTTAAAAAAGATAAAGCGGCTTAAAAGCAACGAGCCTATTTTGACTCCGCCCGATGAGTATATAATAAAGCCTAATTCCAGAGGTATCTTTGTTTCGGGAAGAAAGCGTACCGACTTTACCCTTGACGGAACGGCTCTTGACGACTCCCAAATTTTAAATGAAGGAGGCGCTGATGACAGATAA
- a CDS encoding cyclic nucleotide-binding domain-containing protein: MTDKEIMEKKDEILSLISRLEIFSDLAGLDSAKGSDIKDNQNKIFLEKIFSFLSVKNFTGGEIILDKNDTVKSLFILAKGEVQMLRTTLEGSPFALSNLKAEENVCFGKAALLGEDFHGSSVKALNECTVLELRSQDFLSLCNEMPAQGAKVIYRIARRLAKALQESTKDSLTLYQALLDEIGMP, translated from the coding sequence ATGACAGATAAAGAAATCATGGAAAAAAAAGATGAAATTCTATCTCTTATATCAAGATTGGAAATATTTTCAGACCTTGCAGGATTGGATTCCGCTAAAGGTTCGGATATCAAAGATAATCAAAATAAGATATTTTTAGAAAAGATTTTTTCCTTTTTAAGCGTAAAAAATTTTACTGGCGGCGAAATTATACTCGATAAAAACGATACGGTAAAAAGCCTTTTTATTTTAGCCAAAGGAGAGGTGCAAATGCTCCGCACAACCCTTGAAGGTTCTCCCTTTGCCTTAAGCAATTTAAAGGCTGAAGAAAATGTTTGCTTTGGAAAGGCCGCCTTGCTCGGCGAAGATTTTCACGGTTCTTCCGTAAAAGCCTTAAACGAGTGCACCGTTTTAGAGCTAAGGTCTCAAGATTTTTTGAGCCTATGCAATGAAATGCCTGCCCAAGGAGCCAAGGTTATTTACCGTATTGCCCGCCGCCTTGCAAAGGCCCTCCAAGAATCTACCAAGGATTCCCTTACCCTCTATCAAGCCCTGCTCGATGAGATAGGGATGCCTTAA
- a CDS encoding ATP-binding cassette domain-containing protein: MQSLKKIISMYKLKKHIYSCALISFIFSLVSLISLIYPKLYGAFVSNLENNINPSRVLVIYIGVICFSLIFEYLVGWVFGKVHMRFDSALRYGLYSSLSQHSEKTIKTHGQGYYENIMDASVGSILSLFVPSVMNKLMGIVRYIFILVILFTYSYIFGLLGLAALALYTCAYFINRKFYSPMFLKTMKAYAGLHSKMIEALSMTTLFPGFPLFKLEKNERIKNTIKDVNNSVRKTDLFSDTVYRLVPVYVLPLLSVALMAVSAKMYFDGILPLSVLITIIAYFSQLTSVLGDLDSVSQAYFGACESADEILSLMEEEDIKEKLNIEDESQNFFFDISGLSLQIDKERSLFIERLSFGLNKKYALLGVSGSGKSSLLNILLGRDKLTGNVFVFNKNTNPYDYELSDKILYISQDSYILNADLIQNIELGCHNANLAEKIIEALQLGSLRGRDLGIDGKHISGGEKRLINIARIFFHAEKYDYLIFDEIFTSIDVLTKRRIFPLLKDLIKNKSCIIVSHDIEEIEFFCDHVVSIEADGKIFSGTYEEAKINKSFLSKILAEN, encoded by the coding sequence ATGCAAAGTTTAAAAAAAATAATTTCTATGTATAAGTTAAAAAAGCATATTTATTCTTGTGCTCTTATATCGTTTATTTTTTCACTTGTGTCGCTGATCTCTCTTATTTATCCGAAACTCTACGGAGCCTTCGTTTCTAATCTTGAAAATAATATTAACCCTTCAAGGGTGCTTGTTATATACATAGGTGTAATTTGTTTTTCACTTATTTTTGAATATCTTGTCGGCTGGGTTTTCGGTAAGGTGCATATGCGTTTTGATTCTGCATTGCGTTACGGCCTTTATTCTTCGCTTTCACAGCATTCCGAAAAAACGATTAAAACTCATGGGCAAGGTTACTACGAAAATATTATGGATGCTTCGGTCGGCTCAATTCTTTCTCTCTTTGTGCCTTCCGTAATGAATAAGCTGATGGGCATTGTGCGCTACATTTTTATTCTTGTAATCCTTTTTACATATTCTTATATCTTCGGCCTTTTAGGCCTTGCGGCTCTGGCGCTTTATACATGTGCCTATTTTATTAACCGTAAATTTTATTCGCCTATGTTTTTAAAAACAATGAAGGCTTATGCAGGTCTTCATTCCAAAATGATAGAAGCACTTTCAATGACAACTCTTTTTCCGGGTTTTCCCTTATTTAAACTTGAAAAAAATGAAAGAATAAAAAACACAATAAAAGATGTAAATAACAGTGTACGCAAAACCGATTTATTTTCGGATACCGTCTACCGCCTTGTTCCTGTTTATGTATTGCCGTTATTGTCTGTAGCCCTTATGGCTGTTTCGGCAAAGATGTATTTTGATGGTATTTTACCTTTAAGCGTTTTAATAACCATAATTGCATATTTTTCACAGTTAACCTCGGTTTTAGGAGACCTTGATTCGGTAAGTCAGGCTTATTTTGGAGCTTGCGAAAGTGCCGATGAAATTTTAAGCCTAATGGAAGAAGAGGATATAAAAGAAAAACTTAATATAGAAGATGAGTCTCAGAACTTTTTCTTTGATATTTCCGGTTTAAGTTTACAGATAGATAAGGAGCGGAGTCTTTTTATAGAGCGTTTAAGTTTCGGCTTAAACAAAAAATATGCCTTACTCGGTGTTTCAGGTTCCGGTAAGTCGAGCCTTTTAAATATTCTTTTGGGACGGGACAAGCTGACCGGAAATGTTTTTGTGTTTAACAAAAATACAAATCCATATGATTATGAATTGTCCGATAAAATTCTTTATATCTCACAAGATTCCTATATCCTAAATGCGGATTTAATTCAAAATATCGAGCTGGGCTGCCATAACGCAAACCTTGCCGAAAAAATAATTGAAGCCTTACAGCTTGGCTCTTTAAGAGGAAGAGACTTAGGTATAGACGGAAAACATATTTCAGGCGGAGAAAAAAGACTTATAAATATTGCCCGTATATTTTTCCATGCAGAGAAATATGATTACCTAATCTTTGACGAAATTTTTACCTCGATAGATGTGCTCACCAAAAGAAGAATATTTCCGCTTTTAAAAGATTTAATCAAAAACAAAAGCTGCATAATAGTTTCACATGATATAGAAGAAATAGAATTCTTTTGTGATCATGTAGTTTCAATTGAAGCCGACGGCAAAATATTTTCGGGCACCTATGAGGAAGCAAAGATAAATAAAAGCTTTTTAAGCAAGATATTAGCTGAAAATTAA
- a CDS encoding M42 family metallopeptidase: protein MKKNKLAELKTSISNAAEKVMDEVITICNIPSPTGYTCEAADYVLKRLSGLGFKPWLTNKGAVVCELDKNAEPNTGKKGDKALLLSAHIDTLGLFVRHIKSSGRLRTSLDGGFPYNYVEQSNVTVITREGKKYEGTMRLTEPAVHASREINELKRDDSNMELVLDEIVKSREDVEKLGIMAGDVVAIESLARKAGNGFLKSRHLDDKASCGMFIYLAEQVAKGELKLKRKTYIMFTNYEEIGHGASAGHPEGISDMLAVDMGVVGSDLDTDEYAVSICAKDSSGPYNYEFTSELIKIAKEMELNFAVDVYPFYGSDASAALSAGYDYRHALIGTGVAASHGYERIHKQGLENTLLLLTAYISE, encoded by the coding sequence ATGAAAAAAAATAAACTTGCCGAGCTTAAAACTTCAATTTCAAATGCAGCCGAAAAGGTGATGGATGAAGTTATCACTATCTGCAATATACCCAGCCCCACGGGCTACACTTGCGAGGCCGCCGATTATGTTCTAAAAAGGCTTTCAGGTTTAGGCTTTAAGCCTTGGCTTACGAACAAGGGTGCTGTTGTCTGTGAGCTTGATAAAAATGCCGAACCTAATACCGGCAAAAAAGGAGATAAGGCTCTTTTGCTTTCAGCCCATATCGATACCCTCGGCCTCTTTGTTAGGCACATTAAATCTTCAGGCCGGCTGCGTACATCCCTTGACGGGGGCTTTCCATACAATTATGTAGAGCAGTCCAACGTAACGGTTATCACAAGAGAGGGGAAAAAATATGAGGGCACTATGAGGCTCACGGAACCCGCCGTTCACGCTTCGCGCGAAATAAACGAGCTGAAAAGAGATGATTCAAATATGGAGCTCGTGCTCGATGAGATTGTAAAATCCCGTGAAGATGTCGAAAAGCTCGGCATCATGGCAGGAGATGTTGTGGCCATTGAATCCCTTGCCCGAAAGGCCGGGAACGGCTTTTTAAAGAGCCGGCACTTGGACGACAAAGCGAGCTGCGGAATGTTCATCTATCTTGCAGAACAGGTTGCAAAGGGAGAATTGAAATTAAAACGCAAGACCTACATTATGTTTACCAATTATGAAGAAATAGGCCATGGAGCTTCTGCAGGACACCCCGAAGGCATAAGCGATATGCTTGCAGTCGATATGGGCGTTGTGGGAAGCGATCTTGATACCGATGAATATGCGGTTTCAATATGTGCAAAGGATTCTTCCGGGCCCTATAACTATGAGTTTACAAGCGAGCTTATCAAAATAGCCAAGGAGATGGAACTGAACTTTGCAGTCGATGTTTACCCCTTTTACGGCTCGGATGCTTCGGCTGCCCTAAGTGCAGGCTATGACTACCGCCATGCCCTTATCGGAACCGGAGTCGCCGCCTCCCACGGCTATGAAAGAATTCATAAACAGGGGCTTGAAAACACTCTTCTTTTATTGACAGCTTATATCTCGGAATAG